One window from the genome of Anser cygnoides isolate HZ-2024a breed goose chromosome 8, Taihu_goose_T2T_genome, whole genome shotgun sequence encodes:
- the FAM20B gene encoding glycosaminoglycan xylosylkinase, with amino-acid sequence MKLKQRVVLLAILLVIFIFTKVFLIDNLDTSAANREDQRAFHRMMASLRVELDPRLDHTLQSPWEIAAQWVVPREVYPEETPELGAVMHAMSTKKIIKADVGYKGTQLKALLILEGGQKVVFKPKRYARDYVVEGEPYAGYDRHNAEVAAFHLDRILGFRRAPLVVGRFVNLRTEIKPVATEQLLGTFMTVGNNTCFYGKCYYCRETEPACADGDIMEGSVTLWLPDVWPLQKHRHPWGRTYREGKLARWEYDESYCDAVKKTSPYDSGPRLLDIIDTAIFDYLIGNADRHHYESFQDDEGASMLILLDNAKSFGNPALDERSILAPLYQCCIIRVSTWNRLNYLKNGVLKSALKTAMSHDPISPVLSDPHLDALDQRLLSILATVKQCTDQFGPDVVLVEDRMTLSHL; translated from the exons ATGAAGCTAAAGCAGCGAGTCGTGCTCCTGGCCATCCTCCTTGTCATCTTCATCTTCACAAAAGTTTTCCTCATTGACAACTTGGACACCTCAGCTGCCAACCGGGAGGACCAGCGCGCCTTTCACCGCATGATGGCGAGCCTCCGCGTAGAGCTGGACCCCCGCCTCGACCACACGTTGCAGTCCCCCTGGGAGATTGCAGCCCAGTGGGTGGTGCCCCGGGAGGTGTATCCCGAGGAGACGCCTGAGCTAGGAGCCGTTATGCACGCCATGTCAAcgaagaaaataataaaagctgaCGTGGGATACAAAGGGACCCAGCTGAAAGCTTTGCTAATACTTGAAGGAGGACAGAAGGTTGTCTTCAAGCCCAAGAG GTATGCCAGGGATTATGTAGTGGAAGGAGAACCATATGCTGGCTATGACAGACACAACGCAGAAGTGGCAGCGTTTCACTTGGATAG AATTCTGGGTTTCCGACGAGCTCCACTGGTGGTTGGCCGGTTTGTGAATCTACGTACAGAGATCAAACCAGTTGCCACAGAGCAGCTTCTGGGCACCTTCATGACTGTAG gtaaTAACACTTGCTTCTATGGAAAGTGCTACTATTGTCGGGAAACAGAGCCAGCTTGTGCAGATGGGGACATCATGGAGGGGTCAGTGACTCTGTGGCTACCAGATGTCTGGCCTCTTCAGAAGCATCGGCACCCTTGGGGTAGGACTTACCGTGAAGGCAAACTTGCCAG GTGGGAGTATGATGAAAGCTATTGTGATGCTGTGAAGAAGACTTCACCTTATGACTCGGGTCCCCGTCTGCTTGATATCATTGACACCGCAATATTTGACTATTTGATTGGGAACGCTGACCGGCATCACTACGAGAGTTTTCAGGATGATGAAGGAGCCAGTATGCTTATCCTTCTGGATAATGCCAAAAG ctttgGAAACCCAGCCCTGGATGAAAGAAGCATTCTAGCTCCTCTTTATCAGTGCTGCAT catcCGGGTTTCTACCTGGAACAGACTCAATTACCTGAAGAATGGAGTACTGAAGTCTGCCTTAAAAACTGCCATGTCGCATGACCCCATCTCACCAGTGCTTTCTGACCCTCATCTGGATGCCCTAGACCAGCGGCTTCTCAGCATTCTGGCTACAGTGAAGCAGTGCACAGACCAGTTTGGGCCAGATGTTGTGCTGGTGGAAGACAGGATGACACTGTCTCATTTGTAA